Within the Nitrospira sp. genome, the region GTAGATGTGGACAAGAAGCGAGACCCGAATGGCCAGATCTGACCCATGGCAATCGAAACTATACGCCTGTAGGCCAGTGAAGAAACCTAGGATGATGCCTAGGTATTTAATTGGAGCATTTCGGACGACGACTGCAAGCCGACCTACTAACGGAGAGGCCCTCCCTGGCCACGAGCCGTTTCCTCGACGCTTGCCGGTCACCGCGGAAGGCTTGGAGACCTTCCTCAGGGTCGCGTGATCGGCATCGAGACACGCGTGCACGGCAACGACAACCTGACTTCGTAAAGGATACATTTTGCCGTCATGCCCCAGGTTGGGGTATGATCTGACCCGATGGGTCTCGTCGGGGCGTAGCGCAGCCTGGTAGCGCGCCTGCTTTGGGAGCAGGATGTCGGAGGTTCAAATCCTCTCGCCCCGACCATACCAAGCTTGCTAGTACCGCCGGCTCACCAGGCGCAGCCTTCTTCTTTGCGCCGGCGGAAAAGCACCTCAAGGAATTTTCTTTCCGAAGTCCTGAGGTAGCGGTGCTTCTCGTACGCCTCGCGACGGTATTCATGAATCGTCCCTGCCGTCACGCTTGCGCCGCACGGAGTCACACTCGCTGCCTGTACTGGGCGTGATCTTACAAGGTCCGCTCAGGGTATGCGTGTCAGTAACTCAGCACCAAACACCTTAGACTCAGCACTGTCCTTGATAGAGCCCGTAGCTCAGTTGGGGAGGAGCTGTCTTGCTAGGCCAGCTTCCGGATGTCCTTGAGCAGCATGTAAAGGTGCAGTGCGTCGGTCGGCGAGGGAAGGAAATCGTAACGCTCGTAAAACTTCCTGGCTGCCTTGTCTTTGGCATGGACTACCAAAGCCCGAATGCCTGCAATGTCGGCAGCCTGCAGCGTGCGAAGCATTGCGTCTTTCAATAAAGCAGCACCGACACCGGATTGTTGCCAATGTCGATCGACGGCTAATCTGGCGAGCAGCATGATGGGCACGGAATGCTTGGCCAATCCCTTCTTGACTCGCTCTGGAGCATGTTCTTGCTCTACTGACCCCAGAGCGAGAGCGTAGTAGCCGATAACCGTTTCGTCGGCCAATCCCACATACGTTTGCGCTCCTCCGCTCTGTTGATTCTGCAGCGCATGCTTCTGGAGAAAGCGATTGAGCGCGTCCTGCCCGCAATCGAACGTGTCGATGGCGTGATGCGGTTGAAGCTTTTCGATGCGCCTCGTCAACGCGTATCTTGCGGGGGAAGCGTCGAAGCCGAGTCGAAGAATCCCGATTCTGTAAGGAGCCGCTGCATGTTGGGGAGGGGTCGGACCGGAGCATCGAGGGCCGCTAGAAACTCATTCCACTTGCTCTTGTTCAAGTGGAACATCCGGCGATCTGCCAACGCCTCATCAGCACGTGCCAAGGCGCTCTCAAGAACAAAGGCGCTTACGGTACGATCGGAGGCTGCGGCTGCGGCTTCCAGCGTCCGCTTGGCCGTGGGGCTGACCCGAATATCCAATTTGTCAGTCCGAAGTGCGCGGGCTGGCATGATTCACCTCTCTTTGTAGAAGATAGCGGAGGCGTTCTATGATGTCAAGACACTGTCATGGCTAAATATTGACGTTATGACAATACGTTATATACATAGTTTCTTCCTTGTGCAGGCCAAGGAGATGCTGGGTGATTGGTCGCTCGGTGCGAGTTCGCAATAGAAGGGAGAGATACCTTAACCGTGGCGGCCTGGGGGTTGACCTTGGTCGCGCAAAAGCTTAACAGGTAGCGGCAGCTCACGGCGCCAGGTTGCAGGACTACCAGGCCATGAGCGGCACCCGTTGATCAGATCATTCTCTTAGGAGAGGAGTGGACACAAAAGGTCAGTTCCGAGGATCAAATAGCACACGATTTGGCACCAAATGACAATCCTGACGAGTTCGGCTTCGGTTTAGCCCATCTTGTCTAGGGAGGGTCTGAAACATGCCCAATGAACATGGCAGCGGTTCATTGCTTGGGACCGTGCATGTGTTTGTAACCACCGTCCTTGCTATTGGCGCCGGGTGGTCTGGCTTTCAACTTAACCAGGCGGATAACAGGCTAAGAGATGTCGAAGCCAGTGTGAAATATGCTGAATCGGAGAGAGCCGATAGGGAGAGTTTAGAAAAGAAGCAGATGGCTGTCTATGACGCTGTTGTACGTTCGCTCGGAGAGAGAAATGCGCAACAACAGCGAGTTGCAAAAGCGCTGGTGACATCGATGCTAGATCTGGATAGTCCCCTCAGATCGGAGTTGCTTGCTGTATTGGCAGAGACAGGTACGCCAGAAGTCCAAGCAGAGGTGCGGAAAACAGTGTCTACGGAAAAACAGTTCCTCCAGGAGCAAAGCCAACTTTCGGCATCAGAGGCGGGTAAAACTCCTACCGGGGGACACAGTACAAATTATGATATTTTTTGGTGCGAATTGTCAGGTGAAGGGGCACGTCGGATAGCTGAACAGATTAAAGAAAACCTCGAAGAAAACAAAGCACAGGGACGCATCAGGGTTCGCCTGCTTCCGGCCTCAGTGAATGCGAGGCCCGGTTACCAACACTCCGGATACGTAATACGATACAATACTGGAGAAGAAAATGAAGCTGCTGAATTAAGCCGGGTTGGAAATAAAGTATTAAGTGAAATCGGGTCGTTTCGGCAGTCCATTTCCTATCAGAATACTCCATCGTACCTAAGTGCTTTTGTGTGTCCTTAATAAAGTTGAACTTACAGGCATGCGCCCGTAGCTCAGTTGGATAGAGCAACAGCCTTCTAAGTAGTCTCACCACGTTCGTGATTTCAACGCGTTAGGCGGATCTCCTGGGTTTTACTGATATTTTTGTGGACAGTTGTCTTCTCACTGGACACGAGGGGACAAAAGAGACTATGTCTTGGTGCAGAAATGGCACATGAAATGGCACATGATTTATCCGGGAAAGATCGTGCCTATTGCGACTGACCATGTTCTCCTCATTAAAGGACATTATCGATTTGGTTCGTGAAGGGGTATTGGAATACAAAAAGTTTAAGTCCAATCGTGACCGGAAGAAAATCGTCATTCAGTTGCTAGAATTCTACTTTCTATTGAAAGACTGTGTAGAGGAGGGTGAGATCGTTTGCGAGGAATCGAAAGGAGATCCTGTTCGCACAATCCGCGCTATGGATGGTGAATCCGCAGTCTTCACACTTACAAAATGGGACACAATTCTGCGTCGCCAAGGGACTCGCCTTCGTCTTTTGCAGGGCCACGTAGCAGGCGATCACTATCTCTCGGTAATCAACCCTGTACTTCAAGGTAGGATTTCAAAGGTTATTGGTCGCAAAATGGAGCGACATCTGACGCTACACGGGATTGGGTCGGCACTTTTCCTTCGAACTATGCTTCCATTGCAAGAAAGTGATGATGCGAAGGCCCGCTTGGTTGCAATGATGGCTGGTGAGGATTCAAGGGGCAAATTTCATATGTCGAAGATTCGGAAAGAGATCGGTGATCTCCGCCGTTCGCTGGACGAGTATCATGACGTTGTCAAACATCTTGTTACTGAGAACGAGATGTTAAGCTTGTCCGCTCAGGCAAGAAAGGCAACGCTTTTCCGGGCATGACGACTGACCTGATCATTCGTGTCTTTGATGTTGAGCATGGCGCCTGCACGATGATCATGGGCCCATCAGGAAGGCTTGCGATGATTGACTGTGGCAACAATGTGACGACGGGTTGGCGGCCTAGTCGGTACATCAGATACGAATTGAATCGAACTAGGCTTGATTTCCTTATTGTGACAAATGCTGACCAGGATCACCTGAGCGATCTGGAGGGGCTGTGGGAATTTGGGGTGGAAGTCGCGACGCTGCGTCGAAACAAATCTCCTGATGCTACAATTTTGCGGAGACTTAAAGAAGACCAGTGCGAACTCACTGAAGACATTGAACGATATCTGAAATTGCACGCTGACTATAATGCTCCGGCTCCTGTGACTTTTGATTATGGTATGGGGGGGCCAACGTGTAAATCATTCTGCAATACATATCCACAATTCGAGGATACCAATAACTTGAGTCTAGCAGTATTTATCAAGCAGGGATGTTTCAAAATGCTTTTTCCCGGGGACCTCGAATGTGCGGGATGGAAAAAGCTAATTGAGAATCGTTCATTTGTCGAGGAGCTCGCGGGCACAACAATTCTTATGGCCTCCCACCATGGGCGGGAAAGCGGATTCTGCGAGGATATTTTTCAGTATTTCACCCCACGCGCAGTGGTCATTTCTGACAAGGGCATAGCATACGACACCCAAGAAACTTTATCTGACTACAGAAGGGTTGTTGATGATAATGGGGTCATTGTGGAGGGTGAAGCACAGAATAGACATGTGTTGACGACACGTAGGGACGGCGACATTATCTTCCGAGTAAAGCCTAACGGTGATTTTGACGTCCTAACATCCGGGTAAGAGGAGTTGACAAATCGTTAAGTCATTGAAAGGTCAGAATGTCGGCTCAATTTGGTCGTTATTGCTCGGTGATGCGATCGCCGTAGTGGTGCTCGCTTTTCCCGAAACCATGGAAAGTGCTGAGACAAAGGTAGCTCTTGTACTAAGGTTGGCAGTCATTGCGCTTGCTCCTGTGACAGTTTCTCTTTTGACCTCATTATTGCCACCTGATATCAAGGCCACCCTGGTTTTCTGGAGGATACACGATGTTCTACCTGGGCATCGCGCTTTTTCATTCTATGCTCCGCGAGACCCTAGGATCGATCTGGTTGCTCTAGAAAACAATGTCGGCCAGTTCCCTAGTTTGCCTAGGGAGCAGAATGCGCTGTGGTACCGGCTTTTTAAGCGGGTTGAAAAAGAGACATCTGTGTTTACGGCTCACCGCCAGTATTTGCTGTTCCGCGATCTCGCGTCCATCTCACTCCTTCTTTCCTTTATGATTCCTTGTCTGCTGTACGGATTGGGTATTTCCGTTGACCTTATCGGATTATGTTTCGCCTTGTTTTTCGCCCAATATGTTGTCTGTATGATAGCGGGCACAAACCACGGAGTGCGCTTTGTCACAAATGTACTGGCATTGCACGCCGAAAGGAGGCGGGTATGAATATCATAAGGGGGTTTCAGCGATTGTAACCGACATGCAAAAGCTATGACTGGTCGAAGTGTCGCGAACTAGGCCACGACTGATCACCAAACGAGGTTTGCGATGCCTAGAAGAACCACAGAAAAGAAGGCACGACGTAAGCTAAACCCCAAACCTAGATCAGAATCGCCGCCACCGTGGTTCCCGCGTCTCGACAAACCCGCGCCGTATCTCACGGTGCGCGTGCCACCCGGGAATGTCGACGAATGGCTGGACACTATTATCGGGATATATGACACCCCGGAGGGACGGGTGATCATCGATCGGGATTTTAACGAACTCGCAAGGTTTGAATCCGCTCATGCGAGGAGTTTGGCACGGACAGACTGGAGTACGTTCAGCAGTTATGAGATCATTCGGTGGATCCATGCCCACGCCACGCTGTCGCGCGCCATTCATTCATTTTTGCCCCCTTCCTGTGTTGATTTTCCCTTTACCGTCCGGTTCTGGCTCTTCCTCTTCATCCTGATCAGTTGGGGCCGCGAACAATCGCTTTACGGCCAAGAAGCGCTCACGCCGGCGTACCGGACCATCCAGGATTGGCTCGTGGCACCCTACGTGGCCCGGGAAGTCACGAGGCGCGCGGCCCAGCACGTCGGGTTCCCGGCGGGACTGTTGGTCTTTTTGCATCGCATATTTCGGTTGGAAGACGAAACACACGCGGACCCGCACGCTAGGCTGGTGCCGGAATCCCCTTTGAATGAGGGCGCTTTGAGTTGGACCCTCGACCAACTGCGCGCGAGATCATACCGGGGGGCACGCAGCCGTGTGAGCAACGTCATTGGGGAGGAGAGCAGCCAGGTGCTGAAGGACAACCTCTCCGGTCAAGTCTGGGAAACCGTCGTCAGGAAATGGGGAGAGCATGAAGCCCTGCACGCCTTGGCCCTGGCGCTTGATGGCAAGTACGACATCGCGCCGCGTGCGATTGCCGA harbors:
- a CDS encoding N-acetyltransferase GCN5 — its product is MTRRIEKLQPHHAIDTFDCGQDALNRFLQKHALQNQQSGGAQTYVGLADETVIGYYALALGSVEQEHAPERVKKGLAKHSVPIMLLARLAVDRHWQQSGVGAALLKDAMLRTLQAADIAGIRALVVHAKDKAARKFYERYDFLPSPTDALHLYMLLKDIRKLA